The DNA region GTATGCTAACTGCGTGTTTAACTTTATGTGAAGTTGCCAAATCACTTTTCAAAGAGATTGTACCAGTTTATACTCCCACTAGCAATTTCTGAGAATTCTGGTTGCACAATATTCTTGCAGTTCGTGCAGAACTTGATATGGTCGATCtttttcatgttagccattctattAGGTGTGTACTGggatttcattgtagttttaatttgcatttctctgttgacttaagatgttgagcttcttttgtgtgcttactggccattcaCTTATGTTGTTTTGTGAAGTAtctgaacaaatatttttcctttgtaaaagtaGAGCTATTTTGTCTTATCAAGTTataagagtttttaaatatattctggatataaatccTTTTTCAGGCATGTGTATGCTTTGTCactattttctccaagtctgtggcttgccttttcattttcttaatggtgtctttcgaagaacaaatgtttttaattttgatgaagttcagcttatcagttttttttttcttttatgattagtgctttttgtgtgtgtcccaagaaatctttgcctactcaTTGAATTACCTTGGTGCGTTTGTCAAAGTCAATTAACCATGTATCTTTGGATCTGGGTGATTTATTTTATGTCATTGATCTGTGCATCATCCTTACAACAGTACTGCATTGTCTTGATTATTGTGACTTTATAATGTCTTGAACTCAAGATTTAGAAGTTCTACAgtctttttaagattgttttggctatcagGTCCTTTTCCATGAAAATCTATATTTAGCTTGTgagtttttccttaaaaaataaaaaaagcctgTTGGGATTGAGATTGGGGTTGCAGTGAATTTATAGGtcagtttgggaagaattgactaagattgaatcttccaatccatggatgTCATATATTTCCCCATTTATTTGGGCCTTGTAAATTTTGTCtcagcaatgtttttttttaatttatttgttatttattttttttattcagcaaTGTTTTTTAGTGAAGTCTTGCACatcttttattaaatgaatgcctaaatattttgtgactttcatgctattataaatagtattttaaaatttcagtttcaagTTTGTTGATGGCATATATAAATGCAGCttattttgtatgttgattttgtatcctggaattttgttaaattcatttatttagtggtttttttatttttaaattttttggtaaaTGCCTTAGGATTTCCTGTGTACACAATCATGTAGTGTGAATAAAGACAGTTCTACTTCTTCATTTCCAacctttaaatgtatttatttattttattttttatttttaatttacattcaagttagttatcatatagtacaacaatgatttcaggactagattccttaatgccccttacccatttagcccatcccccctcccacaccccctccagtaaccctctgtttattctccatatttaagagtctcttatgttttgtcctccttcctgtttttatattatttttgcttcccttctcttatgtcacgttttgtatcttaaagtcctcctatgagtgaagtcatgtgatatttgtctttctctgactaattttgcttagcataatacccgcTAGTTCCATCCtgatagttgcaaatggcaagatttcattctttttgattgttgagtaatactctagtatgtgtgtgtgtgtgtgtgtgtgtgtatacacacacacacatatacacatcttcttttccaatctttaaattcttttcattcTCCTTGCCCTATGATACTAGTTAGGACTTTCAATCTAGTGTTGAATAGGAATTACGTGAGTACATATCCTTGTGTTATTCCCAGCATCAGAAGACAGCATCctatttttcaacattaaaatatgatgttaactgtaggcTTTTAATCAGATTgaagaagtttccttttatttctagtttgctgaggATATCATGAATGTGTGTTGAATTTTCtcagatgcttttcttttttttacatctactgagatgatcatttttcttctttcttttgttaatgtggtttGTTACAtcaattgaattttttaatgcatttgtgGTATAAACCCTGcttgatcatgatgtattatcctCTTTATATGGtactggattcaatttgctaatattttgtttcatttttacatcTATACTTGTGAGAAAGATTGGTTTGTGATTTTCCTCTCTTGTAAGTCCTGTGTGGTTTGGGTACCAGGTCTTGGCTAATCTCAATGCCTTTACAAGCATATgcattttcaacataaaaataaacatactatacacagtgttttgtattttgtttgttttgttttttttatctcttaataCTTATGAAGATCTTTCCCCATGGAacatactgtttttttcttttaatagctaATTGGTATTCCATGGTATGGGGGATTAAAGTATTAAACTGCTCTTAaaggacatttagattatttctgaTCTTCCactgttgatttttctgtttatagaaataataggtgttcattgtagaaaacattaataatagGAGTATAAAAACAAATCACTCATATAGTCCTAAAGACCTGAGATAATCAGTGTTACATAGATATGTTAAGCCTAATTGGGAATATAAATCTGTAATTCAAGCATCCTCAAGTCGTCTAGCCTTGTAGGGTCACCCTTCTATAATGTCAGAATAAAATAACCTGAGCCCccattatatattacatgtaatcACTGCAGCCAGTCCAGTGCCCTCCCCAGTACTTTTGGAAGATTCTTGGGGTAGGGCTGGGGTGTTGGCATTTTTCCAGTGTACATACACGTACATAACAGTTTATGGGTACATGAAcagtttatcttcttttttcttgatttcccaTTCTAGAATCGGCTGTGGGggcttttcagaaacaaaaaggcttttaaagtgtgtttttaaagaaaagttcaattccttcccctccccaatagGGCAGAATGACTACAGTCAGATTTTAAAGCCCTGTTTCCCTTCCTGTAGAGAATACACTCTAAGAAGAGCATATTCTGTACCAAGGGTCAGTACAGTGGGTGGGCTAAGAGTGTGGGTTCTGTGGGCCTGGATGTGAATGTCAGCTCTGCTGCCTCCTTGCTGTGTGGCTCCAGCCGTTTCACTTACCATCCTGTGCCTCGAGGGGCTCCTCTGAAAGAGGAGGACCACAATAGCATCTGTATCACAGGGTTATAGTGAACATAAAATGAGTCAGTACACAGCGTTTGTTTCCCCAAAGGGTTCAGCACACAAAAGCAATCCTCAGTAAATGAGAGGCAGTGTAGCACAAAGGTATGTAAGGGCCCAGGTTCTGGAGTCCTGTaacctataaaatgggatgatgaCAGTACCTACCTCTTgaggttgttatgaggattaaatgagttaatatttgaaaagcacCTAGAGCACCCAACACATTACACAGTTAATTCTGTGTAAGCCCTTTGTCAAGTAAATTACCTGTAAATGCGTATACACTGTATATCCTGCCCAGCTCTATATACCCTGTCTTCTTCCTCACCCCATTGCACTGTTTCACTGATCATCAATGTTGACAGCCTGCTTCTACTGCTCCCCCAGATCCTATCTAGCAAGCTGCCTCAGAGAGGCCAGTCCAACAGAGGTTTCCATGGATTCTTGCCGGAAGACATCAAAAAGGAGGCAGCCCGGGCTTCTAGGAAGGTTAGAATCCCCCAGTACAGGGGCCTGGGCCTTGGAGTAGGCCTCTTCTCATACCTCTCTGATCGTCcctgtttctgttcttttccctaCCTGTTAGTTTAGAAGTCAAAGGACTCCTGGATTTCCCAATTGGTCCTCCTCTTAAGTTGCGTGCTTCTCTGGGGTGTAGTACCCTAAGTGAGGAGAGGGAGCAACATCCtgggaaaacaaataatctagtgccACTTGAAACGCAGCTTCAGGGTACCCCCAGAGCTTTCAGGTCAACCAAGGAAAGGGAATGGCTTTTGCTCCATAGAATTTCCCTTCCATAGAGTGACGTGCCACAGAATGTCTGTTTGTCTTTCCTGGGGCCCTGAGCACTGCCTGGGATCTCATTTGCAGATCTGCTTTGTGTGCAAGAAAAAGGGAGCTGCCATCAACTGCCAGAAGGATCAATGTGTCAGAAACTTCCATCTTCCTTGTGGCCAAGAAAGGGGTTGCCTTTCACAATTTTTTGGAGAGTACAAGTGAGTGACGAAAGGGAAATGTCGGGCTGCCCTTTTGCAAGTTGCTCTGAATTGGCCACTAAGGAAATCAGAGTCCAGTTCTCACGggcctgttttgttcactggtgAATCTGTCCCACCATTCAATAATGAGAAACAGTGTCTTGGCTTGGTGATTTCACAGGGGTTACTTCTTGCTTCCCATCCCCTTCTTAAATTACAAACAGCTGGGGTTCTTAGACGGCTGCTCAGAGCTAAGCGGGGCTTTCAGGAACAGAAGGCTGTGGAGATAGTCCCCAGAGTTCAGTTGGGGAACAGCTGTGAGGAGGCATGTGGGctgttcctccccctgctcccctccaccccacaagCAAGGAGGTTTGCTGCGCAACGGCCTGGGTGGTTGCCCTTCCTAGGCCAGGCAGCTGGAAGACAGCATCAACGACGAGCCAAGTAAGTCTGTTTACTCTGCTACAGATCATTTTGTGGAAAACATCGCCCAACACAGGACATCcagcaggggaaggcaggggaggaaagCTGTGTCTTATGTTGTGAAGACTTATCCCAAGCAAGTGTCGAAAACATCCAGAGTCCATGTTGTAGTCAAACTGTCTACCACCGCAAGTGCATACAGGTGGGCCTTTCTCTGCCCTGGGGACCTCCCACATTTTCTCTAGTTCACAGCACCTTGGGAATGCTCAGGCAATCTCGGCTTCCGTGCTCCATCCTGGAGGCCTGTATGCAGGGGTGGTTCCAGGCAGTCAGAGGAAAGTCAGCCCAGTCTCTCGTCACTCGTGACTTGTAAGACCTCATTCATGATAACATTTAGACTGAACAAAATCCTTAGGATGGCTAGAGCAAATGAGTTTAACCTAGAATGAGTCAAGCAGCCTCAAAATCAGGCTTATTTcctgaaatagaaagaaaaggaccCCGAACGGGTCAGCACTGCCAAGCCCCACAGCCAGAGATGACAGCTGAGGCACTCCTGGGAGGTTTCTTGAATTGAGCTTGGTCTCTGGTCTGATACCTGGATTTGCACCCCTCACGCTGGCTTACCCATAGCTCTTCAATGGAAATCTCCAGTCAAGCTCTCTTAGCAACATCCTCTTTGTGAAATGAGggttggggtggagaggaggtgaTCAAAGATGGTGTTTTTATAAACACAACGCTCTTCCATGTTTCTCTTACAGAAATATGCCCACACATCAGCAAAGCATTTCTTCAAATGTCCACAGTGTAACAATCGAGAagagtttcctcaagaaatgcTAAGAATGGGAATTCATATTCCAGACAGGTAGTGGAAACTCTAAGGCAGGGATTGAGCCAGGGAGTGGGTTGCTAGATTTCTAGAGAGGAGGTGAGTGTGAGGGTAGTTCAGAAAATGAAGAAGCAGCCCATGCCTTTGTAtatgggaaagagggaaggaaaggagggagggcttttcagttataaaaagaaaaattgggaggGAATCATGGGGGTTGGGGTAGACATGTTCCTGAAAAGGGTACTTGGGTATCAGAATTCCCTGGTGGGTTGGTTCTTGAATTCCAGTGGGGAACTAAGGAACACAACCCCCCGCCCCATGTTCCACTTATCCTGCCTCAACCCTCTTCCACTGTCAGGCCGCTCAGCCCATCTTGTTTAAAATAGTCAGGCAGCCTGTTGCACTCTTTTCCTGTGCTAGCTCTAGTTCTTTCTAGTTTCTCCCAGGTTTCACCACCGATTACATGCCCCTTACTCAGTATTTCTTCTCCCACTGTAGAGATGCTGCCTGGGAACTCGAGCCAGGGGCTTTCTCGGAGTTGTATCAGCGCTACCAACATTGTGATGCCCCCATCTGTCTGTATGAACAAGGCAGAGACAGCTTTGAGGACGAAGGGTAGGGAAAGGCTCCTGGCTAGAAAGATCTCTCATTGGTGCCACCATAGAGTTAGACCTTGGCACAGTTATTAGGAGCAAGAAACTTGCTCTTGTGTGCAGACCTCAGGGTGAACTCAAGTCCCATTCTCACCAGTCCAGGATTCACTCCTGTACAAGTGGACAGGTCCCTGCAGGGCCTGCTCCTCCTTGTGCCCAGGGCAGAAACCCTCAGATCCAATTCTTTCCCAAATCCACCTTTTGAGTGTCTGTGCCTGACTGCGGGGTCCGGGACTTGGCACTCAGCCACATGTGGGTCACAGGTAAAACGTATGGTGAAAAATGCCTGGGAAGCCCTCGGCAAAGGCCTGGCCTGTAGCTAGCCTCCCGAGAGTGATAGTGTAATATTTGTCTCCACGACCCTTGGCTCTTCCTGCAGGAGATGGCGCCTCATTCTGTGTGCTACATGCGGATCCCACGGAACTCATAGAGACTGCTCTTCTCTTAGAGCCAACAGTAAGAAATGGGAGTGTGAAGAGTGTGCACCTTCTGCTGAAGCCACAGGTGGGACCAGAGGGATGGTCTGGTCTAAGAACTGGGGTGGAGATGGGGGGACTTGTGGTGCCTGGGAAAGGGGGAGGGCTTGCCGCCAGATGGGGACTCGTGGTTGGTGCCTTTAGTTTGGGAAGGAAAGCGGCTAGGTAGGGGCTTAAGGACCTGAGCCTGAGAGGCAGAGGGTTGAGTCTTCCTCTCCCACCTTTCTTTCACCACAGACCACACACTTGAAAACTCAGGTGCCGTCCCTTGCTGCAGCAGCACCTTCCACTCCAGGGGGCATTTCTGCAGAGACACCAGCCTAGAAGAGAACCCAGGCCCTTCTTGTACTGATTGGCCAGGACCTTACTTACTAGAAAAACCAGAGTCCTCTGGTGGCAGGAGGGGCCACTCCTGGCAGTCCAAGGGTGTCAAAATCACTAAGAGCGGCAAAAAATCCAAGTAACAGCTTCTGAGTAGTAGCTGCTGAGCACATTTGGGTATGAAGCTGTGCTCCTCCATCGGGTTTGGGAGAGGGGGCCCTTTGGGACTGTGAGACAAGGAAAGGGGGCCAGCAGTGAGAGTAAGAACCTAGGAAAGAGAAGTCCCAGGGGAGATGCCAACCTCGGAACATGTTAGTGGTTACGAGAGCATCTCAGCTCTTTCTGCCTCGTCCCCAGAgagccctcttctcttctcccacccTAGTCTGGTTCTCATATGCCTCTTCTTACTTCACCCACGTTTGTTATTATGCAAATAAAGGTTTTCTCTCCATTGGTGTCTCCTCATAAATTCACTCTGGAATTTATCTAGCATTCGGAGGAATCCAGAGGGCAGagtgaggaaatagaaaactcaTGCTTCTACTCTATAAAATGCGGTGGATAAATGTAGAATTCTCAGCTTAGAACATAGACATGTTGCTTTGGAGGGAAGCAGTTTGCAGGGAAATCAACTTTACAGGTGGGGGCAGAGATTTCATCGTTGCACAAATAAACACAGGCTCCCATCAGGGAGGTGAGCCCACAAAGGAGTTTACACTGGACTGAGAATGGGCCACTATTGCAAGGCTTGGGGCCCTGGGCCCCAACCAGGGCAGGGACTGCCATGCTCACACTGGGTGGAAGGACTCCGTTCACTCAGGCGGTGCGGTCGGCAGCGTACCTCCACTGAAAACCTTGCTGCCTGGTGACTCAGGCATTTCTGTCTCGGGTAAGGGAGCCATGCCAGGACAGCCACATTAGACAAGGCAGCTAGGAATCTGGCAGAAGGTCTTGGGAAAAATTGGATGGAACCTATctcacatttgtttgtttttaatgattttgtgGGATTTAGATTAGTGGGGGAAACTCAGGACCTTTGCCAGATACTCAGTTCTTAGGGTCTCACTGAGTCGTTGTCACTGATGACGGAGGATAGGGTTCTCCATTCAAATGTTGCTGACCCGTGGGGACTTAACATCCTTGGTGCTTACAGTGATCACTTTCAGATTTGACCAAATTCACTTGGAATCACATGGGGTGTGGGGTGAGGTACTTgtctttttactattattattattttttttaacgtttatttatttttgagacagagagagacagacatgaacgggggaggggcagagagagagggagacacagaatcagaagcaggctccaggctctgagccatcagcccagagcccgacgcggggctcgaactcgcggaccgcgagatggtgacctgagccgaagtcggacgcttaactgactgagccacccaggcgccccactattatTAAAGTATATAGTAAAGTAATGCAGAATTTTAAAAGCCTTAAATTGAGAAGTACTAAAAGGAGATATAATGAAAATAGTCTTTTGAATTACCCTTCCCTACCCTCGTCCCATTCCCTAAAGCCAACCACCTTCCATTTTTGTAGccatttcttgatttattaatCTTATATATTAGTGACTTCCTATTTTGTTAAAGGATCTAGCACCTTTAAAGCCTTCCCATTTTCATTCTCTCCATCTTTTATCATTGCATCACAATCTTTGTTACATCAACCTTCGGTATTTACGTTAGTAACCTTCTGTTTACCTATTATGACTATGTAAATGCTGTGTACTTCTGAGCCAGGCAGTACACTaggattatttttcctctcttggaCATTGGTTCTTTCCTGAAATGAATTCCTATCTCTTTGTTAATTGCTCAATTTGCTATGTACCTGTGGCTAATTCTCAAATGTTCCACATGACAATTACCTCAAAATACGGTTTCCCTCATAGGCCAGACATCAGGTCACTATCAGCTGCCCTTCTTTTCTGGAAGACCTGCCTCCTCCTAGAGCTCACTGCTCACTGGGCCTACTGCACAGCTAACACCCCAGGGCTACCCACGACTgagccttttttcttccttttctctctggtgATTTTGATGACTCAGTGTTGTGCTTCCTAGCCTGGCTTCCAAGGACACCTTGTCAGAGCTCTGCAAGAGACAGAAGAGTTTTTAAATTGtggattttcatttcaaaaatccattttttacCTATCCTAAAGACTCAATTCTTATAATTCACAACTGAAAGACACTTCCAAGATTAAGACTTTAGTTCTTAATCTAGAATTTCTGTAACTTGGGTCACCAGGCATATTCTCAAGACATCTGGGGTAGTATCTTTGAATctacttgtggggcacctgggtggctcagtcagttaagtgtctgactcttgattttggctcaggtcatgatctcacggtcatgagatcgagccccatgttggattccGCGCTGGGcatgggagcctgcttaagaccctctttcttcctctccctcttcctctgcccctccccagatctcactctctcaaaaagtaaaaatttaaaaaaaaatccacttgtaTACTACTCAAGTGTGAGAGGCGCCATCTTAACTGAAAGTAGTGGGCCTCTAATAGTGCTTTCT from Panthera leo isolate Ple1 chromosome A2, P.leo_Ple1_pat1.1, whole genome shotgun sequence includes:
- the PHF7 gene encoding PHD finger protein 7 isoform X1, with the protein product MKTIKEKKKEHQRLRKSAKTRRVTQRKPSSGPVCRLCLREPGDPEKLGEFLQKDNLSVHYFCLILSSKLPQRGQSNRGFHGFLPEDIKKEAARASRKICFVCKKKGAAINCQKDQCVRNFHLPCGQERGCLSQFFGEYKSFCGKHRPTQDIQQGKAGEESCVLCCEDLSQASVENIQSPCCSQTVYHRKCIQKYAHTSAKHFFKCPQCNNREEFPQEMLRMGIHIPDRDAAWELEPGAFSELYQRYQHCDAPICLYEQGRDSFEDEGRWRLILCATCGSHGTHRDCSSLRANSKKWECEECAPSAEATDHTLENSGAVPCCSSTFHSRGHFCRDTSLEENPGPSCTDWPGPYLLEKPESSGGRRGHSWQSKGVKITKSGKKSK
- the PHF7 gene encoding PHD finger protein 7 isoform X2, yielding MKTIKEKKKEHQRLRKSAKTRRVTQRKPSSGPVCRLCLREPGDPEKLGEFLQKDNLSVHYFCLILSSKLPQRGQSNRGFHGFLPEDIKKEAARASRKICFVCKKKGAAINCQKDQCVRNFHLPCGQERGCLSQFFGEYKSFCGKHRPTQDIQQGKAGEESCVLCCEDLSQASVENIQSPCCSQTVYHRKCIQKYAHTSAKHFFKCPQCNNREEFPQEMLRMGIHIPDRDAAWELEPGAFSELYQRYQHCDAPICLYEQGRDSFEDEGRWRLILCATCGSHGTHRDCSSLRANSKKWECEECAPSAEATGSHPGYHIALSRHVSLGSSWL